A portion of the Acidobacteriota bacterium genome contains these proteins:
- a CDS encoding putative toxin-antitoxin system toxin component, PIN family — MGEKKAGMTRVVLDTNVLVSALLFRGPLNRLIILLEEGRIGLLISREVFLEYLRVLSYPKFGLDTKEIRGLLENHILPFSEMVNAEPMRPVIPEDPDDDKFLALAETGRADYLVSGDRHLLALGRFGKIPIVTARDFLESIGRS, encoded by the coding sequence ATGGGCGAGAAAAAAGCGGGAATGACCCGGGTCGTCCTGGACACCAACGTCCTCGTCTCGGCCTTGCTGTTCAGAGGCCCGCTGAATCGGCTTATCATTCTTCTGGAAGAGGGCCGCATCGGTCTCCTGATCTCCAGAGAGGTATTTCTCGAATATCTGCGGGTGTTGTCCTATCCCAAGTTCGGATTGGACACGAAAGAAATCCGGGGCCTCCTTGAGAATCACATCCTGCCTTTCTCAGAAATGGTGAATGCTGAACCCATGCGGCCCGTTATTCCAGAAGATCCCGATGACGACAAATTCCTGGCCCTGGCCGAAACCGGCCGCGCCGATTATCTCGTCTCGGGAGACAGGCATCTTCTCGCCCTGGGCCGATTCGGCAAAATCCCCATCGTTACGGCGCGTGATTTTCTAGAATCGATCGGGCGGTCATAA
- a CDS encoding AbrB/MazE/SpoVT family DNA-binding domain-containing protein, producing MLCKKTYKNQITIPKKVMEKFDGVEYFNAEVRDGVIILEPLEISPRKDIRLEKVRKKIADLGLSEHDIENAVRWARKKRE from the coding sequence ATGCTTTGCAAAAAGACATACAAAAACCAAATCACGATTCCCAAGAAAGTCATGGAAAAATTCGACGGCGTCGAATATTTCAATGCCGAGGTCCGGGACGGGGTCATCATCCTTGAGCCTCTGGAGATCTCTCCCAGAAAAGACATCCGTTTGGAGAAGGTCCGCAAGAAGATCGCCGACCTCGGGCTTTCCGAGCACGATATCGAAAACGCCGTCAGATGGGCGAGAAAAAAGCGGGAATGA
- a CDS encoding VWA domain-containing protein, whose product MVGEAVDHLFKNILRPGDAMTLMTPIKAYTLNPEALSMKTAASLSREMQQILRKDIQSGGGDYRDIIKDLRRMVTSIGWDSRQPPSDIVGDPFAGNPFGIEMQLDRYKQNLMKLDNLRLVDEKRMLGFASSLRNLPGRKPVFFFYQREFRPEISPQALSQMMSMYMDEPGIINDLQDLFSYYRREAPFESRRVVRAFSDAGISMNFIYMNKEAQYIYGAVMREQSEDIYSIFTDIAQATGGRSVMSQNLAVSFKSASQADENYYLIYYTPPSPESAGPFRTVEVRVPGRSYAVTHRLGYLAD is encoded by the coding sequence TTGGTCGGCGAAGCCGTCGACCATCTGTTCAAAAACATCCTGCGTCCGGGAGACGCCATGACCCTCATGACGCCCATCAAGGCCTACACCCTGAACCCGGAGGCCCTGAGCATGAAAACCGCCGCAAGCCTGTCCCGGGAAATGCAGCAGATCCTCCGGAAAGACATCCAGAGCGGCGGCGGGGATTATCGCGACATCATCAAGGACTTGAGGCGCATGGTGACGTCGATCGGCTGGGATTCGCGCCAGCCACCGTCCGATATCGTGGGCGATCCCTTCGCCGGCAACCCTTTCGGAATCGAGATGCAGCTCGACCGTTACAAGCAGAACCTGATGAAACTGGACAACCTCCGCCTTGTGGACGAAAAGAGAATGCTCGGGTTCGCCTCGTCGCTCAGGAATCTGCCGGGCCGCAAGCCGGTGTTTTTTTTCTACCAGCGCGAATTCCGGCCGGAGATCAGCCCCCAGGCCCTGAGCCAGATGATGAGCATGTACATGGACGAGCCGGGCATCATCAACGACCTGCAGGACCTGTTCAGCTACTATCGCCGGGAAGCCCCCTTCGAAAGCCGGAGAGTCGTCCGGGCGTTTTCCGACGCCGGCATCTCCATGAATTTCATTTACATGAACAAGGAGGCCCAGTACATTTACGGGGCCGTTATGCGGGAACAATCGGAGGACATTTATTCGATCTTCACCGATATTGCCCAAGCCACGGGCGGGCGGTCCGTTATGTCCCAGAACCTGGCCGTCTCCTTCAAGTCGGCGTCGCAGGCCGACGAAAACTATTATCTGATTTACTATACGCCGCCTTCCCCGGAATCCGCGGGACCCTTTCGAACCGTCGAAGTCCGGGTTCCCGGACGGAGCTATGCCGTCACCCACCGCCTGGGATACCTGGCGGATTGA
- the alr gene encoding alanine racemase: MAAGFLLKPRRRSGKIAVMTDIGVDRQRLRTWIELDRDAIAHNLRVLRGLLPDGCRLMAVAKSNAYGHGLYDFVPAVDQLGADWLGVDSIVEAATLREIGIEKPILVLGYTLPARFEEAARNRIVLTVSSFENLEALGRSGYAERIRVHIKIDTGLHRQGFLPDQVGELLSVLRRDHPGLVVDGLYTHFAEAKDPDDTGYTQRQIAAFQAAAAAFRESGFRPMLHACGTGGMLLHPEAHLDMVRTGIGLFGQWPSRKIRAALENRTPLHPVLSWRTILSEIKTLPAGSGISYKLTETLEKDSVVGVCPIGYWHGFPRALSRRGEVLVRGQRARVLGAVTMDMIVVDLTGIPAVRAGDTVTVIGRDGADEVAAGELAERAGQSLYEFLTRLNPLIRKYVLPVT; encoded by the coding sequence ATGGCTGCCGGTTTTTTGTTGAAGCCGCGCCGCCGATCGGGTAAAATCGCGGTCATGACGGACATCGGCGTCGACCGGCAGCGGCTGCGGACCTGGATCGAACTCGACAGGGACGCGATCGCCCACAACCTCCGCGTTCTGCGGGGGCTCCTTCCGGACGGCTGCCGGCTGATGGCCGTCGCCAAATCCAACGCCTACGGCCACGGGCTTTACGATTTCGTCCCGGCCGTCGATCAACTGGGGGCGGACTGGCTGGGCGTCGATTCCATCGTCGAGGCGGCGACTCTCCGTGAGATCGGAATCGAAAAACCCATTCTCGTTCTCGGATACACGCTTCCGGCCCGGTTCGAGGAGGCGGCCCGCAACCGGATCGTCCTGACCGTCTCGTCCTTCGAGAATCTGGAGGCGCTCGGCCGCTCGGGATACGCCGAGCGAATCCGCGTCCACATCAAGATCGATACCGGGCTTCATCGCCAGGGTTTCCTGCCGGACCAGGTCGGGGAGCTCCTCTCCGTTTTGCGCCGGGACCATCCCGGGCTTGTCGTCGACGGCCTTTATACGCACTTCGCCGAGGCCAAGGACCCCGACGATACGGGATACACTCAAAGACAGATTGCGGCGTTTCAGGCCGCGGCGGCCGCATTCCGGGAATCCGGCTTTCGTCCGATGCTCCATGCCTGCGGAACCGGAGGCATGCTTCTCCACCCCGAAGCCCATCTCGACATGGTCCGGACGGGAATCGGCCTCTTCGGGCAATGGCCTTCACGGAAAATCAGGGCCGCGCTCGAAAACCGCACCCCTCTTCACCCGGTTCTGTCCTGGCGGACCATTCTCTCGGAGATCAAGACTCTCCCGGCCGGGTCGGGAATCAGCTACAAGCTGACCGAAACGCTGGAGAAGGACTCCGTCGTCGGGGTCTGCCCCATCGGCTACTGGCACGGCTTCCCCCGCGCCCTCTCCCGGCGCGGCGAGGTTCTGGTCCGGGGACAGCGCGCCCGTGTTCTGGGCGCGGTCACCATGGATATGATCGTGGTCGATCTCACCGGAATCCCCGCCGTCCGGGCCGGAGATACCGTGACGGTCATCGGCCGGGACGGCGCGGATGAAGTCGCGGCGGGCGAACTCGCCGAGCGGGCGGGCCAGTCTCTTTACGAGTTTCTGACCCGCCTCAATCCTCTCATCCGGAAATACGTCCTCCCTGTTACTTGA